From a region of the Alosa sapidissima isolate fAloSap1 chromosome 9, fAloSap1.pri, whole genome shotgun sequence genome:
- the LOC121718979 gene encoding interferon-induced protein 44-like has product MGDFWSKESPPSEQLMETGWCEINWGTLQNNEMKKNLRKLQLKNPAVQHLHILVIGPVRAGKSSFIQSVNSVFKNRMVNAACTVAAGGKSFTKTYTTNPFEDEGRNLPFVISDVMGLEKGRDSGVQPRDIISALKGRIKEGYTFNPVKPCSEEDTGYNSRPTVNDMVHCLVFVIPVSGCMDNDLIRRMQNIRQIACDLGIPQVVILTKVDLACPHVKEDIKLVYKSQTIYQKMQACSDAFGVPMSCIFPVKNYHDEKQLNLDMDSVLLFTLTQILNYANDFVA; this is encoded by the exons ATGGGGGATTTCTGGTCTAAAGAATCACCTCCATCTGAACAAT TGATGGAAACTGGCTGGTGTGAAATCAACTGGGGGACACT TCAAAACAATGAGATGAAGAAGAATCTGAGGAAACTTCAACTTAAGAATCCTGCTGTTCAGCATCTCCACATCCTTGTGATTGGCCCTGTTAGAGCTGGAAAGTCCAGCTTCATCCAGTCTGTAAACAGCGTCTTCAAGAACAGGATGGTCAATGCTGCTTGCACAGTGGCAGCTGGTGGCAAAAGCTTTACTAAGACA TATACAACAAATCCATTTGAGGATGAAGGAAGGAATCTGCCATTTGTCATCAGTGATGTCATGGGTTTGGAAAAAGGAAGGGATTCTGGAGTGCAGCCTCGTGACATCATCAGCGCTTTGAAAGGTCGCATCAAAGAGGGCTACACG TTTAATCCTGTAAAGCCATGCTCAGAAGAAGACACAGGATACAACAGCCGCCCAACTGTAAATGACATGGTTCACTGCTTGGTGTTCGTCATTCCAGTTAGTGGCTGTATGGACAATGATCTTATCAGGAGGATGCAAAACATTAGACAAATAGCTTGTGATTTGG GGATCCCTCAGGTGGTCATCTTGACAAAAGTGGACCTGGCTTGTCCTCATGTGAAGGAGGATATCAAACTTGTTTACAAGAGCCAGACCATCTATCAAAAG atgCAAGCATGTAGCGATGCCTTTGGAGTCCCCATGAGCTGCATCTTCCCAGTGAAGAACTACCATGACGAGAAGCAGCTGAACCTTGATATGGATTCAGTGCTTCTGTTCACACTGACACAGATCCTGAACTATGCCAATGACTTTGTGGCATAG